A genomic stretch from Vibrio algarum includes:
- a CDS encoding TolC family protein, with protein sequence MKTRLHSSIALMLCATTLFGCSAMRSDYQSPELDVPGIWPEKLELDMNVEPQNQKEAAVIQVDEWWTLFEDPQLNSLIDQVLAFNSDMAKATLTLRKARLVAGVSENNKVPNVSFSQDSSSEYDIDSDSTENSSSTSLSLSYELDLWGRVDAAADADEWTARASYEDRESTAQSLVVTTATLYWKVAYLNQMLALTEQNIIGTERVATLTKNKYDTGSATYLEVLESTQTLFTQKVQLNQLQQELSETQNAISILLNQPLQDTGVTIDQLSARPVPDVEAGIPADLLLRRPDVKASLYALKSSLASKDAIAASYMPTLTLTGSLSTSSSNLVELLQNPVAKLGSGIVLPFLEWNQMELNKSISQVDYEMAVVDYRDTIYQAFEEVANLLTTKESYRYQGNVIKEQYVNAKEIERIYASRYQNGASDMIDWINAMESRRSIESSVLVNRYNQFLTQVKLYQSLGGGDIAPKS encoded by the coding sequence ATGAAAACAAGATTACATAGTTCTATTGCGTTGATGTTATGCGCAACCACGCTGTTTGGGTGCAGCGCCATGCGCAGTGATTATCAATCGCCAGAATTAGACGTCCCGGGAATTTGGCCCGAGAAGTTAGAGCTGGACATGAATGTTGAGCCACAAAATCAAAAAGAAGCGGCGGTGATTCAAGTTGATGAGTGGTGGACGTTATTCGAAGACCCGCAGTTAAATAGTTTAATCGATCAGGTGTTGGCGTTTAATAGCGACATGGCAAAAGCGACACTTACGCTAAGAAAAGCACGTTTGGTCGCTGGCGTGAGTGAAAACAACAAAGTACCGAACGTGAGTTTTTCACAGGATTCATCTTCGGAGTATGATATTGACAGCGATAGCACAGAGAACAGCTCTAGTACGAGTTTATCCTTGAGCTATGAGTTGGACCTTTGGGGTCGTGTAGATGCTGCTGCCGATGCCGATGAATGGACAGCAAGAGCAAGTTATGAAGACAGAGAAAGCACGGCGCAAAGTTTGGTTGTGACGACAGCGACGTTGTATTGGAAAGTGGCTTACCTAAATCAGATGCTAGCGCTGACAGAGCAGAACATCATAGGTACAGAGCGCGTTGCGACCTTGACTAAAAATAAGTATGACACGGGTTCTGCCACCTATTTAGAAGTGCTTGAGTCGACTCAAACCTTGTTTACTCAAAAGGTTCAATTAAATCAATTGCAACAAGAGCTATCAGAAACTCAAAACGCCATATCTATATTGCTTAATCAACCTTTACAGGATACGGGTGTGACTATCGACCAATTATCGGCAAGGCCTGTACCTGATGTGGAGGCTGGAATACCCGCTGATTTGTTGCTTCGCAGACCGGATGTAAAAGCCAGTTTGTATGCACTAAAATCATCGCTCGCGAGCAAAGATGCGATAGCAGCAAGCTATATGCCCACATTGACGCTAACCGGTTCACTAAGTACCTCGTCTTCAAATTTGGTGGAGTTATTACAAAACCCGGTCGCCAAATTAGGCAGTGGAATTGTCTTACCTTTTTTAGAGTGGAATCAAATGGAGCTGAACAAAAGTATCTCCCAAGTCGACTATGAGATGGCCGTTGTCGACTATAGAGACACGATCTATCAAGCATTTGAAGAGGTGGCCAATTTATTGACTACAAAAGAGAGCTACCGCTATCAAGGTAACGTTATTAAAGAGCAGTATGTAAACGCTAAGGAGATAGAGCGTATCTATGCCAGCCGATATCAAAATGGAGCGAGTGACATGATTGATTGGATTAATGCCATGGAGTCGAGACGCAGTATTGAATCATCGGTGTTGGTAAATCGATATAATCAGTTTTTAACTCAGGTTAAGCTTTATCAATCTTTAGGTGGTGGTGATATAGCCCCCAAGAGTTAA